The Solirubrobacter pauli sequence GCGCCGCCGTCCTGGTCGGCCATCTCGGCCGGCTCGGCCTTGAGCGCCTCGGCGGCGGCGGGCTGCGCGGGCGGCGGCGTGTCCTTGGCCTTGGCCTTCGCCTCGTCGGCCGCGGAGTCGGGCGAGTGCCCGTTCTTCTGCGCGAGGTCCGGGTTCTCGGCCGCGACGGCCGCGGTGACCGCGCTGCCACGGGCCGCGCCCGCGAGCGCGGACATGATCCGGTCGTCGCCGGGCGCCGCCTTCGGGCGGGGCGGCGTGGCGACCCCGCCACCGTCGCGCTGCCCGCTCACGAACGAGGACACCGCCGCGTTGCCGGCGCCGCGCTGCATGCCGAGCACCTGCTGGACGCTCATCCCGCCCGGGAGCGCGCCCGTCGGGCCCGGCGCCTCGGGCGCGAGCGTCGCCGACGGCGCGGCAGGCGCCTGCTGAGGGGCGAGCTCCTCAACCCGCTCAGGCATGCTTCAGACCCGTCCACGACCAGCGCACGTCGCGGACAGACTACGCAGCAAATCCGGATCCGTCACGGGCCAACGGGCACCGATTCGTGCAAGCCGCCCGCTTCACTCCCGCAATCCGGCGGTCGCGGTGAGCCCGGCACGGCCGATCAACGCGCCGGGAAGCAGCGTGCCGAGCAGCCCGAGCGCCGCGCCCAGGGCGAGCACGAACGCCGTCTGCCCGAACGGGACGACGAGGGATCCGGCCTGCGCGTCGTTGCCGATCCCCGCGAGCGAGGCGGCGACCACGGCGACGCCGCCGGCGATCCCCACGAGGGTCGTCGCGAGCGCCTCGATCACCTGCGCGCGCGTGACCTGCACGCGCGTCGCGCCCGCGAGGCGAGCGAGCAGCAGCTCGCTGCGGCGCTCGGCCGCGGCCATCGCGCCGCTGTTGAACACGGCTATCGCGGCCATCAGGAGCATCAGCGCGGCGACGACCCACTGCACCTGCGCGCCGTCTTCCAGCTCGCTGTCGAGCGCCGCGAAGTACTCGTCCCGGCTGAGGCTGCGCACGCCCGGCGGCATCCGCCCGGCGTCGCCTTGCACGAAGACGGCGGCGTCGAGCGGCGCGGTCGCGTGGGCGAGCGCGAGCGGGCGCGACAGCACGACGTCGCCGAGCCCGAGCGCCCGTCCGTAGATCGCCACGACCCGCAACCGCCGCGGGCTCGCGTCCGCCAGCCGCGCGCTGAGCGGCTGGCCGATCCGCACGTCGCCCTCCTCGGCCAGCCGCGCGCTGATCGCGACCGCGTCGTCGTGCACGTCGCCGAGCCGGCCGGCGCGCACGTCGAGGTCCAAGGTGCCCGCGAGCGTCCCGGGGTCGAGCCCGGCGGCCGGCAAGGCGCTGGTGCCGTGGGCCGGCAGGAACACCTCGGTGGCGACCAGCCCCGCGCCGCCGGCCTCCTCCGCGACGCCGGGCGGGAGCCCGCCGCCGTCGCCGGCCACCAGGACGCGGTCCGCCTGCACGCGCTGCGCGCTGACGTCCCGGACCGCCTCACCGGCGGTCGCGAGCGCGACCACCTGGGAACCCGCGAGCGCGACGACCAGCGCGATCGGCCCGGCGACCGCGCCCACCCGGAAGCGCCCCGTCGCCAGCCCGGCGCCCGCGAGGAACCGGGCGGCACCGCGCCTGGCGACCAGGCGGCCGAGCCACGCGGCCGGGTAGCCGAGCACGAGCGGCGCCAGCGTCGCGACGCCGAGCGCGAAGCAGAGGGCGGCCAGCACCGCGTACGCGGCGGCGTCGTGGGACAGCGCGATCACGATCATCACGCCGCCCCCCAGCGCGAGCAGGCCGAACGCCGCGCGCACGGCGCCGAGCCGCCGCCGCGGGACCGCCGCGGCCACGAGCGCCTCACCCGGCCGCACCTTCAGCCCGCGACGCACGGCGACCAGCGACGCCAGCAGCGCGACGACCGTCCCGGCCGCGAGCGAGACGATGTCCGGCACCCAGTGCAGCTGCACGGCGAAGCCCTCGGGAGCGACGCCGACGTCCGTCAACGCGCCGGCGAACGTCCCGGCCAGGAGCCGCGCGCCCGCG is a genomic window containing:
- a CDS encoding ABC transporter permease, producing MIAIGLRTLRTRAGAFLGALAMLAIVATVVASAGQLMASALRDPGPGRFARADLVVRAPSQVTLGHGEAQEVITVARSDRLPREAVATLGRVPGVERAVGDLSVPLSVVGRAPGGPPAHAHGWASAALTPYRLAGGRAPRAADEVVLDAGLARGRRLGSELRVVAPVGPRTLRLVGVVRADAEQERLQSAVFVTDGAAQGLSGLGPGYDAIVLLGADRDQIERHVPPGYEVLPRSRASVADVGSPRALAQEELFAVIGAGGGMTLLVAIFVVAGTITFVTDRRRREIALLRALGAGPGQVRRMLLVETAVVGLLAGAVGCAGARLLAGTFAGALTDVGVAPEGFAVQLHWVPDIVSLAAGTVVALLASLVAVRRGLKVRPGEALVAAAVPRRRLGAVRAAFGLLALGGGVMIVIALSHDAAAYAVLAALCFALGVATLAPLVLGYPAAWLGRLVARRGAARFLAGAGLATGRFRVGAVAGPIALVVALAGSQVVALATAGEAVRDVSAQRVQADRVLVAGDGGGLPPGVAEEAGGAGLVATEVFLPAHGTSALPAAGLDPGTLAGTLDLDVRAGRLGDVHDDAVAISARLAEEGDVRIGQPLSARLADASPRRLRVVAIYGRALGLGDVVLSRPLALAHATAPLDAAVFVQGDAGRMPPGVRSLSRDEYFAALDSELEDGAQVQWVVAALMLLMAAIAVFNSGAMAAAERRSELLLARLAGATRVQVTRAQVIEALATTLVGIAGGVAVVAASLAGIGNDAQAGSLVVPFGQTAFVLALGAALGLLGTLLPGALIGRAGLTATAGLRE